Proteins found in one Borreliella valaisiana VS116 genomic segment:
- a CDS encoding methyl-accepting chemotaxis protein: MLLKLKYSFVGFLLLFLIFILLLFSMIFNFILCGYLEDYYKQLTRAQLRRAAFSTQSFLDTLYVIINGAASNLALETVSEFAISENRGKDFSESELVDLRKNSKFVIDTVKVDKKYRQYVYNFMANLKNDTFFEEFAFFDFEGRIIVSTRHENNMDFGHSEANANYFKKAIEDYKQNQLKFIGWYSNLSEGISAEVAIRSRQSEKKAFAIIVPVYSPEDKLVCGYLAGYLLNDILADSFDRFRFGFYKRGNFIYVDPNNIAVNPFEEYNETSRVSSKFLNVLKDVFSKPPLLSSIPTEVSVYTIDRILFSEMGEECYYALLPISSKLGEKSGVLIARLPYKDIYGVISSLKIQYVLYSVLGIIVLSVVLLMRIDKIISFRLNKIRVLVQDMVNGNLDKDYALDDDEFFDELGMLSLQVVKMKKAISGAIASVLRNISYVNKASLEVASSSQNLSSSALQQASALEEMSANVEQIASGVNMSANNSYETEQIALKTNENSQIGGKAVEESVIAMHDIVEKVSVIEEIARKTNLLALNAAIEAARAGDEGKGFAVVASEIRKLADLSKISALEIGELVEDNSKVATEAGVIFKEMLPEIEETANLVKKISEGSSNQSDQIAQFKMALDQVGEVVQSSASSSEQLSSMSDKMLEKSKELRKSVLFFKIKDSKIENLGEGDYDFRAINCPENSFKDENQNFKSNEISTLNGSRHNNYSLSIEDESSIRTINKRVDPKKAIDIADKDLNFDDDFSEF; the protein is encoded by the coding sequence ATGTTGTTGAAGCTTAAGTATAGTTTTGTTGGATTTTTATTGTTGTTTTTAATTTTTATACTATTACTTTTTTCTATGATTTTTAATTTTATTTTATGTGGTTATTTAGAAGATTATTATAAGCAACTTACAAGGGCGCAATTAAGAAGAGCAGCTTTTTCTACACAATCTTTTTTGGATACTCTGTATGTTATAATCAACGGCGCGGCTTCTAATTTGGCACTTGAAACCGTATCAGAATTTGCAATTTCTGAGAATAGAGGAAAAGATTTTTCTGAGTCTGAATTAGTAGATTTAAGAAAAAATTCAAAATTTGTTATTGATACTGTAAAGGTGGATAAAAAATATCGACAATACGTATACAATTTTATGGCCAATCTTAAAAATGATACCTTTTTTGAAGAATTTGCGTTTTTTGATTTTGAAGGAAGAATAATTGTTAGCACAAGGCATGAAAATAATATGGATTTTGGGCATTCTGAGGCTAATGCTAATTATTTTAAAAAAGCGATTGAGGATTATAAGCAAAACCAATTAAAATTTATAGGCTGGTATTCAAATCTTTCTGAAGGAATATCCGCAGAGGTTGCTATTAGGTCTAGACAAAGCGAAAAAAAGGCTTTTGCAATAATTGTGCCTGTATACTCTCCAGAAGATAAACTTGTTTGTGGATATTTGGCTGGATATTTGCTTAATGATATTTTAGCAGATAGTTTTGATAGATTTAGATTCGGTTTTTATAAAAGAGGCAATTTTATTTATGTGGACCCTAATAATATAGCGGTTAATCCTTTTGAAGAATACAATGAAACTAGTAGGGTTAGTTCTAAATTTTTAAATGTTCTTAAAGATGTATTTTCTAAGCCACCTCTTTTATCAAGTATTCCTACCGAAGTATCGGTTTACACTATTGATAGAATATTATTCTCCGAAATGGGAGAAGAGTGTTATTATGCACTGTTACCCATAAGTAGTAAATTGGGAGAGAAAAGCGGAGTACTTATTGCTAGGCTTCCTTATAAAGATATTTATGGAGTAATATCTAGCCTAAAGATTCAGTATGTCTTGTATTCTGTCTTAGGTATTATTGTGTTAAGCGTTGTTCTTTTGATGAGAATAGATAAAATTATTAGTTTCCGTTTAAATAAAATTAGAGTTTTAGTTCAAGATATGGTTAATGGAAATTTAGATAAAGATTATGCTCTTGATGATGATGAATTTTTTGATGAGCTTGGTATGTTAAGTCTTCAGGTTGTGAAAATGAAAAAAGCCATTTCTGGAGCAATTGCGAGCGTTTTGAGAAATATTAGTTATGTAAATAAGGCAAGTTTAGAAGTTGCCAGTTCAAGTCAAAACTTGAGCTCTAGTGCGTTACAGCAAGCATCTGCTCTTGAAGAAATGTCAGCCAATGTTGAGCAAATAGCGTCAGGTGTCAATATGAGTGCAAATAATTCTTATGAAACAGAGCAAATAGCTTTAAAGACAAATGAAAATTCTCAGATAGGTGGTAAGGCTGTCGAAGAATCTGTTATTGCTATGCATGATATTGTAGAGAAAGTTAGTGTTATTGAAGAAATAGCTAGAAAGACTAATTTGCTTGCTTTAAATGCTGCTATTGAAGCTGCAAGAGCAGGTGATGAAGGAAAGGGATTTGCTGTTGTGGCTAGTGAGATTAGAAAGTTGGCTGATCTTAGTAAAATTTCGGCTCTTGAGATTGGAGAGTTAGTTGAAGATAACTCTAAGGTAGCAACTGAAGCGGGAGTGATATTTAAAGAAATGTTGCCCGAAATAGAAGAAACAGCTAATCTTGTTAAGAAGATTTCAGAAGGTAGTTCTAATCAGAGCGATCAGATTGCTCAATTTAAAATGGCTTTAGACCAGGTTGGAGAAGTTGTTCAGTCTTCAGCTTCAAGTAGTGAACAACTTTCTAGCATGTCTGATAAAATGCTAGAAAAGTCTAAGGAACTTAGAAAATCTGTATTATTTTTCAAAATTAAAGATTCTAAGATTGAAAATCTAGGAGAAGGTGATTATGATTTCAGAGCAATAAATTGTCCAGAAAATTCTTTTAAAGATGAAAATCAAAATTTTAAAAGTAATGAAATTTCTACTTTAAATGGCAGTAGGCATAATAATTATTCTTTAAGTATTGAGGACGAGTCTTCTATAAGAACTATTAATAAGAGAGTTGATCCTAAAAAAGCTATTGATATTGCTGATAAGGATTTAAATTTTGATGATGATTTTTCAGAGTTTTAG
- a CDS encoding methyl-accepting chemotaxis protein — protein sequence MKLKARMLLLVLILIAFFISILFFVFGMVINSKLVDQQFDLMMNLIGNIKSSFNIYISSMEEKVKVSSMYFNSAEKFNEASKIRSKRLGFISDQSEILVQTGSNMMVTNKEGEIVFTTAVKDNSDFGKSIKDREYFTKLKESQSIVYNSFVMLADPGSVEESLVKNISKIRNKKGQIPYILIGIPLRDFGTDDIFGYFMFFYSTDYIYRSFRGINFGILSSGRALAYDTTGRFLVHHTVLPGDVLTDLSASFSNILKRTSEDLLQKNKETSTVYYYDPNSSKKYVGISQKVSLNLSNSKFILLMRTSEDDFYYMSRATSLILGISFVFTLLILAVATLYLVKKLSSSLNKILEYSERLASGNFTADVNFDKWNTVELYSLYEGLEQLRTNFSSVAKEVIENLDYLYENAIQIANASQNLSSGAVEQASTLEQMTANIEQISQGVSENTENASTTEKIAVNTNERTKEGHKSVVKAIEAMTVITEKIGIIDEITRQTNLLALNASIEAARVGEKGKGFEVVAAEVRKLADQSKESAREIIDIANRSLTVASRAGENFEQIVPGMEQTARLVKNISNESSKQSIQIEQFKNAIEQVSQLVQTTASSSEELSAMSEKMLESVKDLKESVDYFKIEK from the coding sequence ATGAAGCTGAAAGCTAGGATGTTACTACTTGTTCTTATTCTGATAGCATTCTTTATATCAATTTTGTTTTTTGTGTTTGGTATGGTGATTAATAGCAAATTGGTAGATCAGCAGTTTGACCTTATGATGAATCTTATTGGAAATATTAAAAGTTCTTTTAATATTTATATTTCTTCAATGGAAGAGAAAGTTAAGGTTAGTTCTATGTATTTCAATTCTGCTGAAAAATTCAATGAGGCTAGTAAAATTAGATCCAAAAGGTTGGGTTTTATTTCAGATCAATCCGAAATTCTTGTTCAAACCGGTAGTAATATGATGGTTACAAATAAGGAAGGTGAAATAGTTTTTACTACGGCTGTTAAGGATAATAGTGATTTTGGCAAATCTATTAAGGATAGAGAATATTTTACAAAACTTAAAGAGTCTCAAAGTATTGTTTACAATTCCTTTGTCATGTTGGCAGATCCTGGGTCTGTTGAGGAGTCTTTAGTTAAAAACATTTCTAAGATAAGAAATAAAAAAGGCCAAATTCCTTACATATTAATAGGTATACCATTAAGAGATTTTGGTACAGACGATATTTTTGGTTATTTTATGTTTTTTTATTCAACGGATTATATATATAGGTCTTTTAGAGGAATTAATTTTGGGATACTCTCTAGTGGTCGTGCATTAGCTTATGATACTACAGGTAGATTTTTGGTTCATCATACAGTACTTCCAGGTGATGTTTTGACCGATCTTAGTGCCTCTTTTTCTAATATTCTTAAGAGAACATCTGAAGATTTGTTGCAAAAAAATAAAGAAACTTCAACTGTTTATTATTATGATCCTAATAGCAGCAAAAAATATGTGGGAATTAGTCAAAAGGTATCATTAAACTTGTCTAATAGTAAATTTATTCTTTTAATGAGAACCTCAGAGGATGATTTTTATTACATGTCGCGAGCTACATCTTTAATCTTGGGTATTAGTTTTGTATTTACATTACTTATTCTTGCTGTTGCAACTCTTTATCTTGTGAAAAAGTTGAGCTCTTCTTTAAATAAGATATTAGAATATTCTGAGCGACTTGCTTCTGGTAATTTTACTGCTGATGTTAATTTTGACAAATGGAATACTGTAGAGTTGTATAGCTTGTACGAAGGCCTTGAACAATTGAGAACCAATTTTTCTTCAGTTGCGAAAGAGGTCATTGAAAACTTAGATTATCTTTATGAAAATGCTATTCAAATAGCAAATGCAAGTCAGAATTTAAGTTCTGGTGCTGTTGAGCAGGCTTCTACTTTAGAGCAAATGACAGCAAATATTGAGCAAATATCACAAGGTGTTTCTGAGAATACTGAAAATGCATCTACTACTGAAAAAATTGCTGTTAATACTAATGAAAGGACTAAAGAGGGGCATAAATCTGTTGTCAAAGCTATTGAGGCAATGACTGTAATTACTGAAAAAATTGGAATTATTGATGAAATAACAAGACAAACTAATTTGCTTGCTTTAAATGCTTCAATTGAGGCTGCAAGAGTGGGAGAAAAAGGCAAGGGGTTTGAAGTGGTAGCTGCTGAGGTTAGAAAGCTTGCGGATCAAAGCAAAGAATCAGCAAGAGAGATTATTGATATTGCAAATAGAAGTTTGACTGTTGCAAGTCGTGCTGGAGAAAATTTTGAACAAATAGTTCCTGGGATGGAACAAACGGCTAGACTTGTGAAAAATATTTCCAATGAAAGTTCTAAGCAAAGTATTCAAATAGAGCAATTTAAAAATGCGATAGAACAGGTTAGTCAGCTAGTTCAGACTACAGCTTCAAGTAGCGAAGAACTTTCTGCAATGTCTGAAAAAATGTTAGAGAGTGTAAAAGATTTAAAAGAATCTGTTGATTACTTTAAAATAGAAAAGTAA
- a CDS encoding ABC transporter permease, producing the protein MIIIKNVCSKFILKFLNSSAFVSVFALFVGFLVVGLVVMMFGYSPFRMYFIILEIIFSSPKHLGYILSYAAPLIFTGLSIGISLKTGLFNIGVESQFILGSIVALIASISLDLPPILHVIAIFVVTFLASGSLGILIGYLKAQFNISEVISGIMLNWVLFHLNNIILDFSFIKRDNSDFSKSIKESAFIDFLGSWKLSPEGLAYRSSHPFINELLKAPLHFGIILGIIFAILIWFLLNKTIIGFKINAIGGNIEASRRMGINVKAVLIFSMFLSAAVAGLAGAVQIMGVNKAIYKLSYMEGIGFNGIAVSLIGNNSPIGIIFSSILFSVLLYGSSRVQSLMGLPSSIVSFMMGIIVLVISASYFLNKIFLKGVKGVKYNNILD; encoded by the coding sequence ATGATAATTATTAAAAACGTATGCAGTAAATTTATATTGAAGTTTTTAAATTCTTCAGCATTTGTTAGTGTTTTTGCTTTATTTGTTGGATTTTTGGTTGTTGGTTTAGTGGTAATGATGTTTGGTTATTCTCCTTTTAGAATGTATTTTATAATTCTGGAGATTATCTTTTCGTCTCCCAAACATTTAGGTTATATTTTAAGTTATGCAGCTCCTTTGATTTTTACAGGCCTTTCTATTGGCATTTCTTTAAAAACAGGTCTTTTCAATATTGGAGTTGAATCTCAGTTTATATTAGGATCTATTGTTGCCTTAATAGCATCGATTTCACTTGATTTGCCCCCAATTTTACATGTAATTGCTATTTTTGTTGTTACTTTTTTAGCATCGGGTAGTTTAGGAATTTTAATTGGATATTTAAAAGCTCAATTCAATATTAGCGAAGTGATTTCAGGAATAATGCTTAATTGGGTATTATTTCATTTGAATAATATAATTTTAGATTTTAGTTTTATTAAAAGAGATAATAGTGATTTTTCAAAGTCCATTAAAGAAAGTGCATTTATTGATTTTTTAGGTTCTTGGAAACTTTCACCAGAAGGTCTTGCTTATAGATCTTCTCATCCTTTTATTAATGAGCTTTTAAAAGCACCTCTTCATTTTGGAATAATTTTGGGTATAATTTTTGCTATTTTAATATGGTTTTTGCTTAATAAAACTATTATTGGATTTAAAATAAATGCCATAGGAGGTAATATTGAAGCTTCAAGACGTATGGGCATTAATGTAAAAGCCGTGCTAATCTTTTCAATGTTTCTCTCAGCAGCTGTTGCAGGTCTTGCTGGCGCTGTTCAAATTATGGGTGTTAATAAAGCAATATATAAGCTTTCTTATATGGAAGGAATTGGTTTTAATGGAATAGCTGTTTCTTTGATAGGAAACAATTCTCCGATTGGCATAATATTTTCTAGTATTCTTTTTTCTGTATTGCTTTATGGAAGCAGTAGAGTTCAAAGTCTAATGGGTCTTCCATCTTCAATTGTATCTTTTATGATGGGAATAATTGTTCTTGTAATTTCTGCTAGTTATTTTTTAAATAAAATCTTTTTAAAAGGTGTTAAGGGTGTCAAATATAATAATATTCTTGATTAG
- a CDS encoding ABC transporter permease, which translates to MSNIIIFLISETLINSQTLILAGLGGLISEKSGIINIGLEGIMTIGAFSGATVAYFTNDPLFSIFVGGLAGFTLAILHAVFTIFLKSDQIITGMALNFLGPAIAVFVSTLIFSSISTPPIEIKLPILFDGILSKTSFVFQIFGKRYSVYIAMLGVVLFHIIFKYTKIGLRINASGENPEVLESVGVSVNKIRFFCVLSSGFLAGISGAVLTTVIASSYVQGVTGGQGFIAIVMLIFGKWTPLGILIGSFLFSFVKTLSIVLAQSPFLSLIMPPKMLVITPYLIIILSLIFFSKRNYAPKFLGIPYKKH; encoded by the coding sequence GTGTCAAATATAATAATATTCTTGATTAGTGAAACTCTAATAAATTCTCAAACTTTAATTTTAGCTGGCCTTGGGGGTCTTATAAGTGAGAAGAGTGGAATTATTAATATTGGACTTGAAGGAATAATGACAATAGGGGCCTTTTCAGGAGCTACAGTTGCATATTTTACAAATGACCCATTATTTTCAATTTTTGTTGGTGGATTAGCAGGGTTTACTCTTGCCATTTTACACGCTGTTTTTACAATTTTTTTAAAATCAGATCAAATTATAACCGGAATGGCACTTAATTTTTTAGGGCCCGCTATTGCTGTTTTTGTAAGCACTTTGATTTTTTCTTCTATTTCAACTCCACCTATAGAAATAAAGTTGCCGATACTTTTTGATGGAATTTTAAGCAAAACGTCTTTCGTATTTCAAATTTTTGGTAAAAGATATTCTGTATATATTGCAATGCTAGGTGTGGTTTTATTTCATATTATTTTCAAATATACTAAAATTGGACTTAGAATTAATGCTAGCGGTGAAAATCCAGAGGTATTAGAGTCTGTTGGAGTTAGTGTAAATAAAATTAGATTTTTTTGTGTTCTTTCAAGTGGGTTTTTAGCAGGGATTTCAGGTGCTGTTCTTACAACAGTGATCGCATCAAGCTATGTACAAGGGGTTACGGGTGGACAAGGTTTTATTGCTATTGTAATGTTGATTTTTGGAAAATGGACTCCTTTGGGAATTTTAATAGGTAGTTTTTTGTTTTCATTTGTGAAAACTTTGTCAATTGTTTTGGCCCAATCGCCTTTTTTATCTTTAATAATGCCTCCTAAAATGTTAGTTATTACTCCATATTTAATTATTATTTTAAGTCTTATTTTTTTTTCAAAAAGAAATTATGCGCCTAAATTTTTAGGAATACCCTATAAAAAGCATTGA
- a CDS encoding hydroxymethylglutaryl-CoA reductase, degradative has translation MKLSKNFRHKSVLEKKQEIKRLLGLSCKDFFYNNANEDFLFNVIENYIGYLSFPIGIVKNLKINGKYYSLPIATEESSVVAALNFAAKILEHANLRYSVGEILGISQIYIKSEQDLSKIFIDLDDKIKIWLEPLLANMNQRGGGFRRLSTRYIKELGIQKLNLYLDTCDAMGANFLNSIAERVAEYIFLEFGYECVLKILSNDISEFTAKACFTLDLKHLIPNKEDSWNLAKKIELISSIGFYEEERAVTNNKGIMNGITGVCLATFNDTRALEAAVHRFASKSGKYLPLSKFYIVDNALVGEIEIPLQVGTRGGVTSFNEASILSFKIMNVNSKREFIGILSCVGLASNFAALRVLAFDGIQKGHMRLHVNKILYLLKTKYNISDFEKDKLLLEMEKMDIYSFDFAFKILKKIRLENESKVQS, from the coding sequence ATGAAACTTAGTAAAAATTTTAGACATAAAAGTGTTTTAGAAAAAAAACAAGAGATAAAAAGACTTTTGGGATTATCTTGTAAAGATTTTTTTTATAATAATGCCAATGAAGATTTTCTTTTTAATGTAATAGAAAATTATATTGGATATTTATCTTTTCCTATTGGAATTGTAAAAAATTTGAAAATAAATGGCAAATATTATTCTTTGCCTATTGCAACAGAAGAATCTTCTGTTGTTGCTGCCTTAAATTTTGCGGCAAAAATTCTTGAACATGCTAATTTGAGGTATTCTGTGGGCGAAATTTTGGGAATTTCTCAAATTTATATAAAATCGGAACAAGATCTAAGTAAAATTTTTATTGATCTTGATGATAAAATCAAGATTTGGCTTGAACCTCTTTTAGCCAATATGAATCAAAGGGGGGGTGGATTTAGAAGATTGTCAACCAGGTATATTAAAGAGCTTGGTATTCAAAAATTGAATCTTTATTTGGATACTTGTGATGCTATGGGTGCTAATTTTCTAAACTCAATTGCAGAACGTGTAGCAGAATATATTTTTTTGGAATTTGGATATGAGTGTGTTTTAAAAATTTTAAGCAATGATATTAGTGAATTTACAGCCAAAGCTTGTTTTACTTTAGATCTTAAGCATTTGATACCAAATAAAGAGGATTCTTGGAATTTGGCTAAAAAAATTGAACTTATTTCTAGCATAGGTTTTTACGAAGAGGAGCGAGCTGTTACTAATAATAAAGGTATTATGAATGGAATTACAGGAGTGTGTCTTGCGACTTTTAATGATACAAGAGCGCTTGAGGCCGCTGTTCATAGATTTGCTTCAAAAAGCGGAAAATATCTACCCCTTAGTAAATTTTATATCGTTGATAATGCTTTGGTTGGAGAAATTGAAATTCCTTTACAAGTTGGAACTAGAGGTGGGGTTACATCTTTTAACGAAGCTTCAATTTTAAGTTTTAAAATTATGAATGTAAATAGTAAGAGAGAATTTATTGGTATTCTCTCTTGTGTTGGACTTGCTAGTAATTTTGCTGCATTAAGGGTTCTTGCATTTGATGGGATTCAAAAGGGTCACATGAGATTACATGTTAATAAAATACTCTACCTTTTAAAGACAAAATATAATATTTCTGATTTTGAGAAAGACAAATTATTATTAGAAATGGAAAAAATGGATATTTATTCTTTTGATTTTGCTTTTAAAATTTTAAAGAAAATAAGGTTAGAGAATGAAAGTAAAGTGCAAAGTTAA
- the mnmA gene encoding tRNA 2-thiouridine(34) synthase MnmA codes for MKIAVLLSGGVDSSVALYKIINKGYTNIKCYYLKIWLEDELSYIGNCPWQEDLNYIEAVCNKFNVPYEIINFQKEYYNKVVSYTLEELKNGNTPSPDIFCNQRIKFGAFFEKINEQYDLVVTGHYAKIQAKEKIFLLKQAKDKIKDQSYFLSHLSQKQMSKLCFPLGTLLKSEVRQIAKSINLPNKDRKDSQGICFLGKIKYNEFIKYHLGEEKGNIIEKETGKIMGIHNGYWFFTVGQRRGIKLSNGPWFVIEKDLEKNIIYVSHNENYLKQAKRKFLVHEIHWINDIPQDFKNFKIKIRHGEKKYSCKLKLISNNLIEISLNKEDHGISPGQFAIFYKNTKCLGGAKIFKIIE; via the coding sequence ATGAAAATAGCCGTACTTTTATCTGGAGGAGTTGATAGTTCTGTTGCCCTTTATAAAATTATAAACAAAGGATACACAAATATAAAATGCTACTATCTAAAAATTTGGCTTGAAGATGAACTGTCTTATATTGGAAACTGCCCTTGGCAAGAAGATTTAAATTACATTGAAGCTGTATGCAATAAATTTAATGTACCTTACGAAATAATAAACTTTCAAAAAGAATATTACAACAAGGTAGTAAGCTATACTCTTGAAGAATTAAAAAACGGCAATACCCCAAGTCCAGATATTTTTTGTAATCAAAGAATAAAGTTTGGAGCATTTTTTGAGAAAATTAATGAACAATATGATTTGGTTGTCACAGGACATTACGCTAAAATACAAGCAAAAGAGAAAATTTTTTTATTAAAACAGGCAAAAGATAAAATTAAAGACCAAAGCTACTTTTTATCTCACCTCTCTCAAAAACAAATGTCAAAATTATGCTTTCCCCTAGGAACATTACTTAAAAGCGAAGTAAGGCAAATAGCTAAAAGCATAAATTTACCCAACAAGGATAGAAAAGATAGTCAGGGTATTTGTTTTTTAGGAAAAATTAAATACAACGAATTTATTAAATACCATCTTGGTGAGGAAAAAGGCAATATAATTGAAAAAGAAACAGGAAAAATAATGGGAATTCACAACGGATATTGGTTTTTTACAGTTGGACAAAGAAGAGGAATAAAGCTTAGCAACGGACCATGGTTCGTAATAGAAAAAGATCTAGAAAAAAACATTATATATGTTTCTCATAACGAGAATTATTTAAAACAAGCAAAACGCAAATTTTTAGTTCACGAAATACATTGGATAAATGATATACCTCAAGATTTTAAAAATTTCAAAATTAAAATAAGGCATGGGGAAAAAAAATATTCATGTAAATTAAAACTTATTTCAAATAACTTAATTGAAATTTCTTTAAATAAAGAAGATCATGGCATCTCTCCGGGACAATTTGCAATCTTTTACAAAAATACAAAGTGCCTGGGAGGTGCTAAAATTTTTAAAATTATAGAATAA
- the fni gene encoding type 2 isopentenyl-diphosphate Delta-isomerase: protein MGIEPNILENKKRHIEICLNKNDVKGGCNFLKFIKLKHNALSDFDFSEINIKEEIFGYNISMPVFISSMTGGSKEGNDFNKSLVKIANYLKIPIGLGSFKLLFKYPEFIRDFALKRYAHNIPLFANIGAVQVVEFGIFKIAEMIKRLEVDAIIVHLNAGQELMNVNGDRNFKGIKESIAKLSDFLSIPLIVKETGFGISPRDVKELLRLGASYIDLAGSGGTNWVLVEGMKGDNLNIASCFSDWGIPSIFTLLSIDDSLKTNIFASGGYETGMDIAKGIALGAKLIGVAAVVLRAFYESGEDAVFSLFSDYEHVLKMSMFLSGSKNLSELRNNKYFLSSYLLAELGVFKQFYET from the coding sequence ATGGGTATCGAGCCTAATATATTGGAGAATAAAAAAAGGCATATTGAAATTTGTTTAAATAAAAACGATGTTAAAGGCGGCTGCAATTTTTTAAAGTTTATTAAGTTAAAACATAATGCTCTTAGTGATTTTGATTTTTCTGAAATAAATATAAAAGAAGAGATATTTGGATACAATATTAGTATGCCTGTTTTTATTTCTTCCATGACAGGAGGCAGTAAAGAAGGGAATGATTTTAATAAATCTTTAGTTAAAATTGCAAATTATTTAAAAATTCCCATTGGCTTAGGTTCTTTTAAACTTTTGTTTAAGTATCCCGAATTCATAAGAGACTTTGCTCTTAAAAGGTATGCTCATAATATTCCTTTGTTTGCCAATATTGGTGCTGTTCAGGTTGTTGAGTTTGGTATTTTTAAAATAGCTGAAATGATCAAGAGATTGGAAGTTGATGCAATTATTGTGCATCTTAATGCAGGGCAAGAATTAATGAATGTTAATGGAGACAGAAATTTTAAAGGAATAAAAGAATCAATAGCTAAATTGTCTGATTTTCTAAGTATTCCATTGATTGTCAAGGAGACAGGTTTTGGAATCTCTCCTAGAGACGTTAAGGAATTACTTAGACTTGGGGCTTCTTATATTGATCTTGCAGGGAGTGGTGGAACCAATTGGGTTCTGGTAGAAGGCATGAAGGGTGATAATTTAAATATTGCGTCTTGTTTTTCTGATTGGGGTATTCCTTCGATTTTTACTTTGCTTAGCATTGATGATTCTCTAAAGACTAATATTTTTGCATCTGGTGGATATGAGACGGGTATGGATATTGCCAAAGGTATTGCTCTTGGGGCTAAGCTTATAGGCGTTGCAGCGGTTGTTCTTAGAGCTTTTTACGAATCAGGAGAAGATGCTGTATTTAGTCTTTTTTCTGATTATGAGCATGTTTTAAAAATGTCTATGTTTTTAAGCGGAAGTAAAAATTTGTCAGAACTTAGAAATAATAAGTATTTTTTGAGTAGCTATTTACTTGCTGAGCTTGGAGTTTTTAAGCAATTTTATGAAACTTAG
- a CDS encoding hydroxymethylglutaryl-CoA synthase encodes MKVGISDIRIFLPLNYLDFSVLLGNPLYSSDEVFFKKINRAIDATLQKGFRFTSPNEDSVTMASSAVKLIFDNNNLDLSKIRMLLGGTETGVDHSKAISSYVFGALKQAGICLGNNFLTFQVQHACAGAAMSLHSVASVLSHSNNSEYGIVFSSDIAHYSNLTTAEITQGAGATAILVEKNPKLLSINLSEFGVYTDDVDDFFRPFGSLEAKVRGQYSVECYNYANENALRDFAVKKQLSMKDLFSNYRFILHVPFAKMPIDSMHYILKKYYSDDESIRNAYLESIDFYDGVEAAMEVGNLYTGSIFLSLAFYLKRVFSKKDISGEKILFCSYGSGNIMIIYEFTIEKGAFDVVKLWDLDELIKNRNNANFEEYKEFFQNKIVPGESRGFYLKELRDDGYRVYGYRA; translated from the coding sequence ATGAAAGTAGGTATTAGTGATATTAGAATTTTTTTACCTTTAAATTATTTAGACTTTTCTGTTCTTTTGGGAAATCCTTTATATTCTTCTGATGAAGTTTTTTTTAAAAAAATCAATAGAGCGATAGATGCAACTTTGCAAAAAGGCTTTAGATTTACCAGCCCCAACGAGGATAGTGTAACCATGGCAAGTTCGGCCGTTAAGCTTATTTTTGACAACAATAATCTTGATTTAAGTAAAATTAGAATGCTTTTGGGTGGAACTGAAACAGGTGTTGATCATTCAAAGGCAATTTCTTCTTATGTTTTTGGGGCTTTAAAACAGGCTGGTATTTGTCTGGGAAATAATTTTCTAACTTTTCAGGTTCAGCATGCGTGTGCAGGTGCTGCTATGTCTTTGCATAGTGTAGCAAGTGTTTTAAGCCATTCTAATAATTCTGAATATGGCATAGTTTTCTCTTCAGATATTGCGCATTATAGCAATCTTACTACGGCTGAGATTACCCAAGGAGCTGGTGCAACTGCAATTCTGGTTGAAAAAAATCCAAAGTTACTCTCGATTAATTTATCTGAATTTGGAGTTTATACCGATGACGTTGATGATTTTTTTAGGCCTTTTGGAAGTTTAGAAGCTAAGGTACGAGGTCAATATTCAGTTGAATGTTATAATTATGCAAACGAAAATGCTTTAAGAGATTTTGCTGTCAAAAAACAACTTAGTATGAAAGATTTGTTTTCTAATTATAGATTTATTTTACATGTTCCTTTTGCTAAGATGCCTATAGATTCAATGCATTATATTTTAAAAAAATATTATAGTGATGACGAATCTATTAGAAATGCTTATTTAGAGTCAATAGATTTTTACGACGGAGTTGAAGCTGCTATGGAAGTGGGGAATTTGTATACGGGTTCAATTTTTCTATCTTTAGCATTTTATTTAAAAAGAGTATTTTCCAAGAAGGATATTTCAGGAGAAAAGATATTGTTTTGTTCTTATGGATCTGGCAATATTATGATTATTTATGAATTTACCATTGAAAAAGGTGCTTTTGATGTTGTTAAATTGTGGGATCTTGATGAGCTTATAAAAAATAGAAATAATGCAAATTTTGAAGAATATAAAGAGTTCTTTCAAAATAAAATAGTTCCTGGTGAATCTAGAGGATTTTATTTGAAAGAACTAAGGGATGATGGATACCGAGTTTATGGGTATCGAGCCTAA